gatgaaaatgtttGAAGCAGATCTTCTTGCCATTTGTCCCTACCCTAACTTTATGGAGTTGGAATCAGATTTTCCTGAAGTGGGTCCTGGGCATTGCTTGCAGGTTTCCACAGTGATTCTGATGTTCACTCTGGGTCGAGAGTCACTGGGCCAGGAAAATTACAAACTGATCATTTCTGCATTGAGATGAAAATCTGGTAGCtgatctaattttttttcctttggggttGCTCTTCTTTTTCCACATTTGCAAAGATAAGGAGAAACGAACATTACTTTTCTTAGTGAATAAAGGAGAAGTGCAATGTTTTCTCTTGTCTCTAGGGCTAGAGGGGTAgcccagtggtacagcacttacctaactcctgaggccctgggtttgatccctagcaccaaaaaaaaaaaaaaaaaaaaaaaaatcaaaacaaaaaacatgtctCTTGTATTTAagcaaattatttctttcttttcttttcttttttttttttttttgtggtcctggggcttgaactcagggccttgagccactctgccagcccttttttgtggtgggttgttttcgagatagggtcttgcatactGTTTGtcaggactggcttcgaaccatgatcctcctgatctctgcctcctgagtagctaagattacaggcgtgagccaccggtacccagcTAAGGTAAATTATTTCTGATGGAGAGAAAGTTACCATTGTATTAATTGAGAACTGTAAAGCAGTATAACTGTTAATTCTGTTACTGatctggtgtttttttgttttttgtttttggtggtactggggtttgagttctgcctcctgattgctaggcaagcactctacctttgAGTCACTCCCACCACCCAGCCCTCTTTTCGAGGAGGGGGGCGATATTGcactttgaactcatggccttgtgcttgttaccacttgagtcacaccccagctctctctctccattttttttttgagacagagtctccctgtgtaccaggctggctttgaacttgggatcttcctgcctccactttctgagtgttgggattataggtgtgtaccactatgcctggctgtgATTGTTTTATCTCTTTAGCAATTTTTAGAACTCTGTGCCAGCCAGTGTTGTAGAACACAGAGTACTCTTTTAAATGTTGATTATTAATATACCTATATGTCATTGTAgatatttgtttctctctctgaatatatatatgtatatgtatattgcaCTCAGGGTCTCTCACATGTTGAGTACTCTACAAATGAGCTATTTACCCATTCCTATATTTAATCATTGGGCATctcttaaatataaattatttaatcttttttacaGTTTTATCTTGATTCTTCCAGGTTCTTCAGATAGATCCTGAAGtgacagatgaagaaataaaaaagagatttcGACAGGTACAGTACTGCTTCCTTGTAATAAGAGTTTGAACCTGTTGAAAATTTGTGAAGCACATGATTCTTGTAGGACTTGTACATTGGGGCCaaaatttaatcttttctttttccccacaactTTAAGCTAGATAACTAAAACTCTACTGACATAAAATGTCAAATAATGACTGTAGCTTTCCTATGAATAGAATGAATTTATATTCAAATAGAATATCTTCAGCCTTTTAATTGAGAGGAGAAAGTACAAGGTAGAATAGTAGAGTTTCTAATCTCTTGGCTTCTAGAAGAGAATATGccaaaaagaaattcattatgctttttttatttttaagacttcattccttaattatttattttattttatttgtttgtttttaagcagCAGAATctctctgttgcccaggctgttctcaaactcttGGTCCAGGTGAaatgagtagctgggactacatcTGTGCACCAGAGTGCCCAGCTTCTTCTTCAATAGCTTTATCTCTTGTAAAGTTAAGTAAATACCCAAGAAATACCTGGTTTAATATAAACAGCACTTTTTTGAAAGTTCTCCAGAAAAGTGGATGTATAACCTCTGATTCTTGCACATTCTTGTTTAGTAACTTTAGCTACAAAACCTtacaataacattttttaaatccttccAGTTTTGACAGCTTAATACCTCCTGGCCTTCTAGCAGTTGGGACAGCAATCATATTTCTATAATTTATCTTTCATATggaattttctatatattttatttgtttatttttttaaacctttcttaacttctttgtacctttttttgtactttttttttttgctctacttccagagtgctgggattataagcacgctggacttttttgtgttttgttttgagacagaagtctcacagactggctttgaactgaccatcaccctgcctctgcctccagtgcTGGGGTTGTAGGCATGGTGCTGCCTCGCCCAGGTCTGTACGTCATATTTTAGTAGGGCCTGACTTCACTTCTTCCtgatataattattaataaacattgtgattgcttctttttttattgttttattattcatgtgtgcatataaggcttgggtcatttctcccccctgcccccaccccctccctttgtGATTGCTTCTTGAATGCAGTAATTTTCTCCATATTGCTGACTCATAATTGGCTTCTCGTCTGCTATTAAGCCAAGATATATTTACTTGGCCTGCTTAGTCATTTTTCATTATGTAATTTTGTAGCTTTTTTCTTCCTGAGCGTTATTCTGCACTTAAAtttagctttttttccttttcctaaaaattttaagtttcctaGTATAATGCATTAGCAATGTTTTCCAATTTAATAAATGAGCAAGCATTCGAATCCTTAGTCAAACTTTTATGTAGCTAAATAAAAAGGTCAGTAAGAGTCAAGAGTTTTCATTATGTCATTATATGGCCTTATAGTTAAAGAGTGTTGGTGTTGGAACTATATGACTATAGTTTAAATCTTGACTTTCTGACCCACATACAAGCagtgtgaacttgggcaagttaATATGAACCGTTTGGTGCCTGTTACCTCAGTTAAATGAGGTATATTATATAAAGTACTTAGAATTTCTTGGTGCATCCTATATCCTCATTATATGCTAACTACTGTCAGTATGCTAGTATGCTAATTCCTGTACTTTCATTGTCTTATGTCTTCAGTATAACAACCCATTTTGACCTAGTTACCTAGTCCCATTTACAGAGCAGGAAACTGAAGTGGAGAGGAGTTGAATTGCTCAAGGTCTCATAGCTAGTATGGGATTATAGTTGGAATAAGAACCCAAGATTATGGCTCTGAGGAACACTGCATTTAGCATTAGATTCCCATTTGCTTTCATGCCCCAATACAGTTAGTTCTTTTTGTTCTAGCTAGTTGATTTTTTACCTGTAATGACAGTATGTTAGAGATTAATCATGGATGTCTGAAAgaatcagggattttttttttaactttcttataaaaattttatctgctaaaaagaaagaacaaaatgaatgctCATATCCATCATCCATATCCAAGTCACTTCATTAACTATTGACGAGACTAACTTTCTCTTATTGTAGTTATCTATATTGGTGCATCCTGAcaaaaatcaagatgatgctGACAGAGCACAAAAGGCTTTTGAAGGTATTTGTGACTTTACCTGCTCTTGCATAACATTGTCAATGCTAGGGTCTAACTGTTCTGTTGTCCTAGATCAAGAGAAGAATGTTATAGTTTTGTCTTCTGGTCATGAGGAAGCTGTGAATTTCAGTAAACAGTTGGTTAAGCAGAATGTTGCTGTTTAAGAAGTAGAGCTtggggactgggggtgtagctcagtggtagagcacttgcctagcaagcccaaggccctgggtttgatgcccagcactgcaagaaaaaaatgtagattgtaactttgctttatttaaacttttatgtGCCAACAGACTGTTATTATGTAGGATCTTTTCTATGAACCTAAggaaaataggaaatattttatcAGTGAATTAAATCTAGATCTGGTGGTGTATTAGCCTTGagtgtatatttaatttttttccaagattTTCAAGGTCATTGCTGTAgttgtatgttttttaaattagtttaacaacaataaataaattaagaaagtaGGGAATGCTTGTCAACAGCACAAGTCTATTTACACTGCCTGAGTATAGTTCAGACTTTCAGAGGGTGTTTGCAGAAACAGTTAATTTCAATGTTTTGCATTAGCTGTGGACAAAGCTTACAAGTTGCTACTGGATCAGGAACAAAAGAAGAGGGCCCTGGATGTAATTCAGGCAGGAAAAGAATACGTGGAACACACTGTAAGTATTTATAGTGCTGTTGTGTTTACAGGAAGTATCAGCAAGCCTTGGGCATCTTGTAGGAGGGTAAAGGTAACACTAGAACCTACCAACATAACTTGTACATGGTCTCTACCACATAGCTGTGGCCGTCATGAGTAGGGTGTGCCTAAAGCTAATGTTCACCCCTAAGAGAAGAGCTCAGGATGAGGAATGGCTAGGACACACtgctcctctctctttccctactAGCCCTGTGTTGTGGACAGAGGGCCATTCTTACCTCTTAACTTATGTTGCCATGTTACCCCAGTGAGAGTGGAAAAGTGGAGTGACTGTGCTGAATGATGCTTGACTCTTGATTTTTATTGTCTCTGTGAAGGTGTGGAACATGGGCTTGAGAAAGGCTGGCAAGGGGatgagtaaattaaaaaaaataggtatATGTTCATATTAATAACAGGATTGGGAAGGATGCAATTGAAAGAAATTTAGTTacagttgagttttttttttattttaggaggTTATATATTTTAGGAGATTATGTAAATCTCCTAAATGGTGGGAAATAACGTGTGTGggcaaaaaaaatcttttggtttggtttctgagaaagggtcttgctatataatgCAGgcaggtcttgaactcacaattctcccgtaatcgtgctgggattacaggcatgtgccagcatGACctgctttgttttagtttttacttgCTGGAGCAGGAGTCTCAAGGCCATTTATAAGAACTGTTTTAGTGGTGAGTGCTTGTGGATATAACCTTTCTTTTGAAGTGCTTTGGGATCTCAAACAATGTTATAACCAATAATAATGATGAATTCAatatagatgaggaaaatgagtaaaaagaggagagaaaggaccATAACCGTGCCCTGGTAATTGCATTGAAAATGGTCCTCCTAGGCCAAATCCTGGTGGAAATCAGAATAGTACATAACAGTTTTCTCCTGTCATCCTCCATGTTTTTCCTATAAGGAAGTCATCCTTAGACTTCTTGGCCACAAGGTGGCAGTAGGACTCTTCTAAATTTGGAAGGCACTTGGCTTTTTGATGGTGTAATAGGTTATTTAATGGAGTAGCTTCAATCTTTTGTGAATGGGTATATTTAATATTATCCTGGTGGTGGTCAAAGTGATAAAAATATCAGTTGACGTGATGTAAAAATGTTTGGTTTCTGGCGTTTCACAGTGAAAGATGATAAAGAACGCATTTGTAGAAACGCCAGAAACATACTGCTTGTGCTTAATGTCACACATTTTGTAACTTCTTCTAAAACTTGACAAGTATATTTTCTTTGCTGTAACTTTGTAACCCCAAGTGGAGAAAGATAAATGGGTAATCTGTTAATCACATCCAAGGCTATTTAGATCTGGCTTGATCTTATGAGTTGGGGACAGTCCCTCActgcttccccctcctcctttctcaTAGAGTGGATTTTGGGTGAGGTTAGAGAAAGGACCCATGGTTCTTAGTTCTCCTTGGTTGCATTCCTGGGTGTTTTAATTTTTGGGGGGCGAGGGGTGCTCATCTTTTCTTAATACAAACTTGTTAATACCTGTACCTACAGAAAAGTGCAAATCACAGGTGTAAAGCTTAGTGGATATTCTCAAAGTATGTGCTCATATTTTGATGACAAAAATTCTTTTTAGGTGAAAGAGcgaaaaaaacaattaaagaaggaaggaaaacctACAAATGTAGAGGAGGATGATCCTGAGCTGGTGAGTTAAATATGGGAAAATCCACTTTTTTTGTGTAATTGGGTCCCTTGATTGATGGGTTAAAAAGAGAGAGGCCTAAAGAATGAAGAGTATGTTCTAGAAGcatttcattttaacttaaaGCATGTAAATGTGTGttcattcactttttttctttctcatttaccCTTTTTCTGTTGTAAACCATTTCTGTATGTGTATATCTGCTGACTGGAGTTcatagttgactttttttttttgagtgggactggaatttgaactcagggcttcatgcttgtactctaccacttgagccacttcaccaattCTATAGACTTTTTATGCCTTGTAAGTTGCATAGCGGAAGCAGAGAGCAGCTTATTCAGTGGACATTGGTTAGGggaatttctccttcaatttgtgTTCAGTTGCTTCATTGTCTGGAAATTTACTCACTGTGAATCTTAccacttattttgtttttttacaagaCTTACAGAGGAGATGCTGTTTTGCTGGGGAAACTTTTTTGTagcttctttttttggcagtactgaattttgaactcagcttggcaggcactttaccacttgaaccaggtcATCAGCCCTCTGCCTACCTGCATTTTAGTTAGGTGTATCTGAGTCAAGATGTATTAGATCTGGGATCTAAGTCATAGCACCAAAAATGTTAATGGAAAGTGGGCATGGcccaggctcaagtggtagagtgcctggctagcaagcccaaggccttgagttcataccccaggattggaaaaaaaaaaaaaaaaaagttaccagaaAGTTTAACAGTGATATGTGCCTCCATTCTTATGTCTagtgagagaagaattcaggcaagatgtgaAAATATAATGAGAATGATAGTAATTATTAGGAAAAGAGTACACTTTCAGTAGACTAAAAGTGGGTTGTCTCTGGAGTGAGAACATCATGtaggatactttttaaaaaggctCTTTCTGAGCTAGGGGtttagtttagtggtagagtacttgcctagcatgctcgaggctctaggtttaatccccaacactacaaaaagaaaaggaaaaaagcaggCTCTTTGTCTTCATGCTTTCTACCTAAGGGTTCCTGTTATCTGTTCCTGTCAATGTATTGGATAGGATTTAAGTTCAGATGCATACAACTGAGAGTCAAAATGATGGGGGTTTGCACGAGATAGACTTGTTGTCTATCCCGTATAGTAGTGTTTAGGAAGGTGGTTATTCTGCCATGTGTTATCCAAGATGTTGGCCCACTTCTGTGGCTCTGTCGACAAGGATGATGCCCCATCCTTATAGTTCAGGATGTCTCCTGTGCCAAACAGCAGAATAGAGGATGGGGGAAGAAGGAATCCACCAATCCTACTAAGAGCATTTCAGAAGTTGTATATCATTTTCCCTTGCTGTCCCATTAACTAAAACTTAAATTATGTGGCCACACCTAGCTATGGGGAAGTCTGGAAAATAAAGGCTTTTATGTTGGGTGGTGGGTTCCTGTATACAGTAGGAGATTGTGGTGGCGGAACCAATTGCTGGTTTTGAAGACTAGATAGGAACCAGCaggtaaaatattttgaatcaaaagaataaaagttattGATCTTTGGAGTAAAGTACCCTCAGAAATCTCAGGTGGTGGTGATAAAAAgagagtagaatttttttttctttttttttggtgggactggggtttgaactttggatttcatgcttgcaaagcaggcactttaccactttatccatgcctccagcccagagaGGGTGCCcctagaattttttcttttctttttttttttttttttttttttttttgtggtactggggcttgaactcagggcctagactttgagccactccaccagcccttttttgtgaaggattatttttgagatagggtctgttgagctatttgcctggctggctttgaaccacgatcctcctcatctctgccccctgagtagctaggattacaggcgtgagctactggcacccagcccagaatttttttcttaatggtgcTTTTTATCAGAGCCAGGTTCCTGTGTACCATCAGTATGGTAGAAGAGGAAAGATCTCATAGGCAGGTGGGTTATTTGTATTTCAAGAAAGACAGTGTCATTAACTGGTTCTCTCTGAAAAATCTTTTCTTGGTGCGTTCTAACTGCTTTTGTCTTGGGTTTCAAAAGtaagtaattgtttcaaagttgCTGGTAAAatacttacttttattttcttttgtcctcAATTTTCTTGTAGTTCAAACAAGCAGTATATAAACAGACCATGAAACTGTTTGCTGAGCtggaaattaaaaggaaagagagagaagccaaAGAGATGCATGAAAGGTACACATCTGCATATTTACTTAAACCCTATCTAAATTCCAGCATTAACTGACATTGGCCTCTGAGGATTTTCCTAATGAAGGAATTACTAGCATGTCATTTAAAAGACATAAGTTATGTGAAACAGCCAAGCTTTTGAATCACCAGGTTAAAATGTTTTCTGGTTGActttgggaagtagtgaagaccCGTCCTTAAGTAGTTTATTTGCATTCAAGAATATCATGTATTTTCTTCTGACTTTTTGGAATGAAATAGGCAGAGTTATTGAGGCCATTGTTACTGAGGTTAGATCTGTTTTTGGTCTTCTAGCTGCAGCTTTGGTGAGTGTACAGTATTGTATGTGTAATCACTTACAACATGTTATTCTAAAGTATTTCCCTTGATCTTTAGTTTagggactggagtgtggctcaagtgatagagcgcttatgtgaggtcctgagttcaatccctaatactgcaaaaaaaaaaagggggggggtgggggagaaggtggcccaaataatacatacacatgtaagtgaatgtaaaaacaataaaataaaaataaatccaaattatATTGTAACTCACATATAGCAAATAAATATgtcctttgggaaaaaaaatactgtttagTTTGGTTTCTGTATTTTGTATTGCTGACTGGTATTCAGCAATAGCTATATTTTCCTAGTTGAGGTTGTATGAAATGTCCCTATTTTAGGGTTGTGTTTTGTCTAAAGACCCTCTTAATTAATAAGCTCTGCTTTTATAGCTAGTAGagccacttgcctagcatgcataaagctCTGGTTTAATCCCCAGATACCACAAAAACAATCAAAGAACCTCTGCCCTTACAGTGTTCATCCTGCTGAAATAAGATGGTCTATGTTTTTGGCATAGCTTTCTTGCTGACAGAGCCCCAAACTTCAAATTACTATTGCCTAAGATTACCTTATCTATCTGTGTAACAGGAATGTTTATATCATCTCCAAACTCCTACCCATGATCTTATCTGCATGTTTTAGAATGACACTTATATGaaaatgctttttgtttgttttttgctatgacttcttcctacctcagcctccaagtgctgggattgcagatgtgtatCACTAAGCTCAGCTATAAAAATGAATTGAATCCTTTCCAGACAACCATCTTTATAGACTTCTAGGGAATTGATTGACtttacagttatttttatttggtggtacttggatttgaccTCAGGCCCTCGTtcttgcttaggcaggtgctctccacttgggccatgcccccagccctgtttgtgttttttttttgagacaggattacTGTGCAGCCTGGGCTGATGCTGAagtagtgatcctcctgcctctgcttcagaAGCCCTGGGGTTACTGTGCCCTTGATTAACTCTGAATGTTTGCTTCTGTGGGGCCTTAGCTTGTACGGCTATCACAATCTGTAACTATTACATAAATAACGAGGTCTGCATTTTCTCCTAGGAAACGACAGAGGGAAGAGGAAATTGAAGCTCAAGAAAAAGCCAAACGAGAAAGGGAATGGCAGAAAAACTTTGAGGTAAGTTGGCAAGGTGGCAAAGGATTCTTACTCCAGAATAAGGGAGCTTACTGGGCTTCTAGGACTGActggggcagagggaggaaaacaggATATATGGGGCAAAAGGGAACTGTGGAAGATGAAGCTGGGCCTGCTTCCCTTGTCCTGATAGGATTACTTAGGGTGCATACTGTCTATTCAGAGTGGATGACTTTGCTTCTGTCCCATGACACatatgaaaagagagaaaatgagtaaCCCTCTTAATAACAAGGCAGAAATTCTTGTGAGCCTCTCAGCATGGCTGGCTTTGTGGCATCCATCCAAGTTTTGGGGGACAGTAGGAAGGTGTAGTGGAAAGAGTGGCTGTCCTGTTGACTAGGTGTATGTCTTTGAGAAAATGGTttgccctctctgagcctcagtgctctcatttgtaaaatgctgGTTGCAGTACATACACACCGTAGCTAGCTTTTTGTGAGGGTTAGAGGTAACATTCGAGgggtaggggtgtagctcagtggtacagcgcttgcctagcatgtatgaggctgtgggtttgatccccagcatggcaaaaacaaactaaagaagtAACATATGCTTTAGCACAGATGTTTACATCTAGCCCAGTGGTCTCCAATAAATGGGGGTGTTATCGTTGTGATAAGTATTACTCATCGTGTCCTCTTGCAAACTGCTTTGAGAGGTGGTATTGAACTTTTCTGGGCCCCTAGAGTGGGAGATAAGCTCTACTCTGTTTTACACTTGTATTATTTCATACAGCTTGACCTGGCTGGGACGGTGAGTGGATGGCGGTGTAGGTTCAGGCCCTTCCTCTGTTAACTTGACTTCTCACctcaaacttttttgttttctttctttaggaaAGTCGAGATGGTCGAGTGGACAGCTGGCGAAACTTCCAAGCAAATacgaaggggaagaaagagaagaaaaatcggACCTTCCTGAGACCACCTAAAGTAAAAATGGAGCAGCGTGAATGACCATGAATGGGTCACAGCCACAGAACCTTCCCAGCTGTCTCCTTCCTGCTCTGAAGGACTCATTCTTTTCTCTCACCTCCACCTGGACATAGAGTAGTATTTGCTttttagtccattttgttttcaatacAATTTAATATTGATCAGAGTAATTCTTTTGTACATTGAAATGAGGGGCTTGGTTTTAA
The sequence above is a segment of the Castor canadensis chromosome 7, mCasCan1.hap1v2, whole genome shotgun sequence genome. Coding sequences within it:
- the Dnajc8 gene encoding dnaJ homolog subfamily C member 8; this translates as MAASGDSGASGGGGSTEEAFMTFYSEVKQIEKRDSVLTSKNQIERLTRPGSSYFNLNPFEVLQIDPEVTDEEIKKRFRQLSILVHPDKNQDDADRAQKAFEAVDKAYKLLLDQEQKKRALDVIQAGKEYVEHTVKERKKQLKKEGKPTNVEEDDPELFKQAVYKQTMKLFAELEIKRKEREAKEMHERKRQREEEIEAQEKAKREREWQKNFEESRDGRVDSWRNFQANTKGKKEKKNRTFLRPPKVKMEQRE